One Nicotiana tomentosiformis chromosome 1, ASM39032v3, whole genome shotgun sequence genomic window, AGCTATTTCTGGTTTTTCTTTTCCTGTTTGTTAGTGTTATTTTGTGTGGTTACTGAAATTGTGGCAAGTCATTTCTTGGTATTTCAAGGATTGCACAAGGAACGGCAGATTCTTTGGAGTCTTTACTACTTGGGGGAGTACCAGATGGATGGAAGTTTACCATCAGTAAGGTGTAATTTAGGCTGAGCTAAATGTCAAGGAGGAGAGTGCTGTTTTTTTATTCAGTCCAAGCACATCCCAGCTATTTCTTATGAAACCACAATTAAGCTACCGAGAGCACACATTATTCCTTGACGATAAACATTAGTGTGAGTGATATATCTGTTCCTTGATATTTATTCCTTCCCTTTCATTGCAGAAATTGTCGTTACAATATagtagccttcgtcatcccatCATAACTAGCAACCTCCTAATCTGGTTTGCATCCCGAGACTGCTATCTTTTATGTTACCCTCTTCAGTCAGGAAATCAGATTACACATGTGGTAAGCTGTGATGGTCAATCACTGCATACTTAAGACCATCAAACAGATAATAATACTATATACAACCATCTTGTTGTTTGCCTATGCCCTGTAGAATCATAGTGCCATGTGTTGTTGATTTTATCCCTCTTGTTTGTGAATCCGGAGATTCTGCTGGAGATTTTGTGGATCGGAATATCTGTACATGGTTTTCTGCTTGGAATTCTTTTGTCTTATTGGCAGAAGACAGTCCTAACTTGGAAGCTGGTATTCAGAATTTGAAGCTCGGCTGCGTCCTCAGGAGCAATTAGGTTCCAAAGATACATTATTTGCATCTGTATCTAATTGAAACTAACTTATGCGTCTGGTCTAATGCCTAATGAGCAACTACATGAGCCGCACTTCTCTTTCAAGTTTGCATATGAGTAACTAATGTAACTCCAGCTGCAAACGACTTAGTGCTATTGGTTCAATCATGATATTTCCTGCATGTCTAAGCGATTGATACTAAGTAGTGGCGGTTTTGATACTCTGATTCTGCTGCAAATCATTGATATAATGGTGACAACATTGAAAAGCCATTACAAGTTTTGATGATAACTGATAAGAGCCAATTATCACGCTGCACCTTGACTGTGATTCCAGAGGAGGCTAATCCTGATATGACCATTATGTATCCTTTCACTTTACAAAAAACAGGCTTGCTTTCCCCCCCAAAATGACGTTAATTGCTACACTGTTTTAAGACATCAAAGGAGAAATCTCCTAGAGAAGAGTAGTAGTGTGCATGTTCTGTATCTATACAATGTATATATGTTTTGATTGCAGACAGGCACTTGTTTTACTATGCTCATGATGCATCTAAATACCAATCTTGCAAGGGATCAAGTTGAATTAGTTGGCCTACACTTAAATCATCTACTTAGTTACTACTATTTAGTGGTAATAAATCTATTAACGGTAGTTAgttaaagtgaaataaatcgtATAAATAGTGCCATGCAATACAATATTGAACATGAATGAAGTATTTTTCTCTCTTATTTCTATTCCTATTCTTTTTCACCGTCTCTTTCCTTTCTCACATTAGAGCTAATGTTTGAGTTCTTTTCTGGACTCCTAGCTTAGTTGTAGACTCTACTCGAGCGCTCTTGAGTTCCTGTGGAGTAATCTTGCTCCTATgattcaacaatgaaagagagaaAAGATTTCTTGCATACAGTGCTTGAAAAGGTCTCTCATATCAATGCCATGTATAATGGAATGGACAGGATTTTGAAGGAATTTGCTCGAGCGTTGCATCTGTCCAATCAATGATATGAGAAGTTGTCGACAGTTCCGCTCCCTCCTATTCACAAGGCAACTGCTGGTTCACATTTCCAAGCAAAGTTCCATTCATGTCGAGGCAGTCAAAGCTGTCTAACATTGAAGAAATTCCTGGAAGTGACAATGGTGAACAATGCCATTCAACAGAAATCGAGGTAACCATGTCAAGCACTAGTTCCTCTTCGGCAACAATTTTAGATAAAAAAATTGATCCATTGTCATCATCAACGTTGAAGACAATGAACAGATGCTGCAATGTGTCAGACTTTGTTCTTTTCATGTCTTCAATTTATTTCTTCATCTACAAACAACATCACTAACTCACCTCTTCCTCAATACTTTGATGAGCAATCAAAATGCATGAAGAGGAACGCGACTCATAAGGTGTTTGATAATGACAGGGAGATTCTTTAGACAGTGACTCCAATCGAAGGAACAGTGAATTTGAAACTCTTGAAGACATGCATCTTGAGGCACTTTTCATGGAAATATAAGTGAAGCACTTCAACTTGAAGCTTTAGAAGATCTTGTGAGTTTTCTTTAGAAATGTAGAAGATTGATGCCTTGGAAGACCCATCTCTTGTTGCACCCTGTGGAAATtgagtatgatgtaaatgcaAACAATGTTATGATACTTTAGACCGAAATCAGAGACATGGAAACGCTTCAAATTGGTGACATGACGGTTCTTGCTAGAGCCAAATTGGTGTTGTATTTACGTGGATTATTGCATGTTAGTTATCTGTGTAAACCAAACATTGTGATCTTCCCATTTAGAATATTGATCAGTGAAGAGGGAAATTAGAGTGTTGTATACTAACTTACTTATGGAGATATTCCATCCTTCGCATATGTTATGAGGAGTAAGGAAGCAAATATTATTTTATGGGATCTTTGGATATAGCTTGTGATAGGAGACCACCATTTGAGCTATTAATCTCCTCTTTATGATCAACTCCAATTGTTTGGAGTCTCTTCAAGTCTTGCTATTGCTATTGCTATTGCTATTCCTCTTCTTCCTTTTCTTCCCTCATCTATTTCCTTCCGCCGTTAGAGCTAAGACTTTGAGTTATTCCACGAACTACTAGTTTAGTTACAGCCTGTACTGGAGCTCTCTTGTGTTCCTGAATTGCGTAGCAGTACAATAGTACAGTGTCCGTTGGTTCAAAATGCACAATTCAAGGGACGCCATTTGGTTGTTCTTTTAATGCAAAGAGTGCTCTATGCTATTGGagggggagccttggcgtaactggtaaaattGGTGCCATGTGACCTGGAGATCACATGTttaagccgtggaaacagcctcttgtagaaatgcagggtaagactgcgtacaatagacccttgtggtccggcccttccccggaccccgcgcatagcggaagcttagtgcaccgggctgtccTTAGTGCTCTATGCTATTGACGAAGTTACTAAAACTCAGTAAGACTGTATGTATTGCCTTTCTCCGAGAGAGGACTGGAAAATTTTAAGGTTAGCCATGGTTGAGATGCTCAACTAAAACGAAAACTAGTTGGACTTGCAGTCACTATATAATCAACGGGGTTTAAGCAGCGACCTGTTTCATTCCTTGATGGTTGCTTGCTTAGCCGTGTTATTGGCACTTTAGTTGCCATTTGTGGTTTCTAAATATTAGCTACCATATTACTTTAtgttaaatttggtattgaataaCTGTATGTATTCGCATTACCTAGATAAGAATATGTTTTAAGACATAAATTTAATTGTTTGTTTAACATCCATTTCACTTGGTCTTCAACTGTTTCCAACAATATTTCTAGtatttaattttataattttaagaaGAGTACCCATTAAATATGTGATagacaataccaatgttcacactGAGAAACTTTAGGGGTCATTTGGTATAATATTAGATATCCTATGTGGTGGGATATCCCACCTTATGTATGGGATAGCTAATCCCACCATTTTAGTATAAAAGATATCCCGAGATTAGCTAATACCCCAAACCAAATATGGGATAAAGTTAATCCCAAACTTTATCCCAGGaatgtaccaaacgacccctagtTATTCATATATGCTCTGGTCATAGCTCCTTCAGAGACGAATAAACATTGGGCGCCAGATGAATAGCTAAGTAGATACTTCAGTAACGAGATGACAGATTTGCCCATAACAATATTGTTATCTGGCACTATGCACAGCAGCAATCTATGTACAGCCAGAAGGTTGTTACAAAAGCCGACCCATTCTTATCCTCTTATATATTTACATTTTTTGGATATGTATGCATATTCACAGTCACTACAAGTGTCCCCCTCTGAATTTATAACAGATACAGTAACAACAAAAGCGACACAGGAAGGGTAGCAAAGAGAACTGTAGTATGCACCCAACTAGATTTCCCAAGTTAGAAGTTCTCCTCTGGCTTTAAGAAACTGTGATGTTCCAACAGGGTCATCTCCCCACCAGCTGCTGCATCAAACTCGCATCGGTAGAAACTGCATTTCCAATTCATCAAAGCATTAATAGTTGAACTTACAAAAGATGCAATCCACTTGTCGCAAAAGTTGGGACAAAGTAAAAAGAGAAATAGCAACACGGTCCCACCAGGATTCTTCCTGGAAGTACACTAATAACCTTACCTGCCATCCATGCCAAGAATCACAACAGTATTCTTTTGGTGGCCAAAGGCCACAATGTGCTGCAGACCTTCTTGCAAGCGGAACTGCGCCACAGACCACTCAGAGCTGAAATACTTTGGCAGCACACCTGTACGGCAAAACACCACAAAGGTGTCTGTCAATAAGCTTAGAATATGGAGTTATTGACAAAACTCTTCAACTAATTCTTCTGGAATGTATCCAAAAATTGTCTGCCCTGATTCTATTGGCAACAAAATTACAGAAACCTAAAGACTTGTTCAGACTGTTTGACAGACACCTATGGTTAGTGTCATCTACAAAATGAACCGGAAAAGGATTGCTATTGCAAGAACCTCCTTCAAGAATCTGAACCATAAGATGGCAGTAACATATCATTCAAAATTAACTGCAGTCTTCACCACAGGAGTTAAAGTCCTTCGAACTAGGAAAGATGTGTATTCTATTCGCTACCCTAGAATATACATCTGTTTTTTTGTTTTatctcacaagaaaagaaagaTGTGTATTCTAGTGAATTTCAAATCCTAAACAAGGTATAACCCCGGTGTCTATATCAGACAACCAATTCGGGTTCAttccgggtcgttcgactacggaagctatccaccttatcaggaggttggtggaacaatACAAGGATAGGGAGAaggatttgcacatggtgtttattgaccttgagaaagcgtatgacaaggtccctAGGGAGGTGCTTTGGAAATGCCTGGAGGTGAAAGGTGTGCCGGTAGCTTACATTAGGGTGATAaaagacatgtatgatggagctaagactcgggttaggactgtGGGTGGTGACTCGgagcattttccggttgttaTTGGGTTGCACCAAGGATCTACGCTCAacccgttcttatttgccctggCGATGAGACACGAGACAGCGTTAACGAGAGATTTGGATGTTTGGAAACAGCCCTTGAGTCTAaatgtttcaagttgagtaggactaacACAGAATATCTGGAGTACAAGTTCAACGACGTGACGGGGGAAGCAGATTTGGACGTGAGGCTTGACTCATAAGTCATCTCCAAGAGaggaagtttcaagtaccttggatcAATTAtccagggggatggggagatagACGAGGATGTCACGCATCGTataggggtggggtggatgaaatggaggttaacGTCTGGAGTACTGTGTGACAAGAATGTACCACCGAAACTTGAGGAAAAGTTCTATAGAGCaatggttagaccggccatgttatATAGGGCTGACTGATGGCCAGTCAAGAATTCCATGGTGAAATTTAGCAAGTTGCCGAAAACCGGCACCACCTACCCGAGCAAGAGTTGTGCTCACCGGGTAAATCCGGAGAAGGGGAACTTCAACTAAGAAAGAATAAGAATAAGTCCCCGCTCGTCCGAGCTTTTGCAGGTCGAAGCAAATGCTTAGATAAGAAGAAGTCAGAGCAAAAGTCAAAACAAGAAGGACAAAGAAGTCTCTTCCACTCCCCTAGAGGTTGAGGAGAACCTTTCTCTAGCCAAGAATACCATTATTGATCGAATATGAAAGTAGCAGAGAAGCGGATGctaagatggatgtgtgggcacaccaggctggataagattaggaatgaagatattcggaagaaggtgggcgtggctcccatagacgacaagatgcgggaagcgagacttagatggttcgggcatgtgcgGAGGAGAAGCCAAGATgcccggttaggaggtgtgagcagTTGGCTTTAACGGGTATGAGATGAGGTAGAGggtggcctaagaagtattggggtgagttgatcaggcaggacatgacgCGACTTCAGATTTTCGAGAACATGACTCTTGATAGGAAAATGTGGAGGTCGAACATTAGGGTTGCTGGTCACGAAGGAGTCAAGCGTTTTTCTTCCTTCGTACCGGGGGTACGGCTAGTCTGTTAGGGTATTGTCTTGGATTATTGGTGGTGAAGGTTGTGTCCACACTATTTTTCCATTTTTTCATAGTAATGTGCCTATTactagttgttgttattgtttttccATCTATTTTCTGTTTCCTATGatgcttatattatttttttgatttttgttgctGTCACAGATTCTATTGTctattttcgtcttcttgagtcgAAGGTCTCTCGGGAACAACTTCtcgggtaagatctgcgtacattctaccctccccagacctcacttgtgccacttgtgggattttactgggttgttgtaaACAAGGTATAACCCATTGATCATAAAAGATAAGTAATGAGGAACTTCATTTCCTAGGCTCTAGTGGGCAAGTAGCTGGCTGATCACTAGGAGGTTGTAGGACATTTTCCAAAGATAGCGAAAGCTTCCGATGCCAACAGGGGAATTTTAAGCCCCGACCTGAAAAATGTTTCCATCCATATCATTCATATTTCTTTTATTTAGCTTTAACTACAATTTGAAGCCATCTATTCCTTCAATTTTACAGGAGAATATGCCATGAGATGCAGAGCAGAAAGATAATCAGTAACCAGAGCTGGACGAGTGATTCCACACATTGTTTCTGAAGAAAGATTCCAGGAAGCACCACTACACATACAGATTGCTCACTTTTATCCTATACATAATCTTAATTTAAGTGATCCGCTAACTTAagaacttaattttttttttgatgaagtaagacACTTCCACTAAAAACTCAAAACTTTTTGAGAAGGAACacttttattatttatataaGTCTGCAATACACCACCTCACATGCAACCTGATTCCTTCCTTGGGGCAATTACATGGAAATATTCTTGTTAAATGAGTGGCGGTAAGACTCAAACTCACCTCGACTTACACTCGGCTTACTCTAATACAACGTTGAATTGTGTGAACCACGTCATGTAAAAACTTGAGATGTTTGAAAGGAGTTACATAGGTCGAAAACAAATACTTTTAAGTTAAATGCGAAGTAGAGTCCTCCTCTTATACTTAAATGCAAAATTATATTCTCTTGATTTATGATCAAGATGTAACTGATATCACTGGTGCTGTCCTTACTCTAAGGAGCAAATGTTACCCTTTCTTCTCCATGCCAAAATTTAGAAAAGTTAGAATATCTTATCAGAGCTACACACATTCGTCGATGCATCATAAAGGCCTCCATGGAAGGATTTGATGCTCCTTTCTGAAAGAGTTTAACTGCATGTAGTCGATTATAACAAAAAGATGCACTTCATGGAGTTCTCTGAATAACTAAATTCGCATTTAATGCTATAAATAGCATGCACTTCCTCAGGAAGATTTGCATTTAAAGTCAAGTAACTACAGAGAAGAATATCACAGGCTCATTACCTCTAATGAAGGAGAGATGAGACACAGCTGATGGAGATGTAGCATTTGACTCAGATGCCCCTCTTGGCCTATCAACTCCTAAAGCTGCTGAATCAACCTTTAGATTGAACACATGGACAGTTCCTTTATCGCTGGAAACAGCTAGCCATTGTGCAGTTGAAGAAAAGGCAAGGCTATAGATTTCTGCTCTATCTGCGCCTCTCCTGACCTGTATTAAACGAAAAGAACATGCTTAAGATCAAAGACAAAAGTTCATATTCCATTTCCAAAGTGGCAGTTGTTAGCAATAACACACCAGACACGTTCATTGGAAATCAAATGGCATTCAGATCTTCAGTGAAGTAGTATCACAAGAAGGCATAGGCAATGCATGTAAAGATTATGCCTGATGCACAGTCTCAATTATTTGACATAGTTGTCAGTCCTTCAAAAGAGGAAGAGACAACAAGCATTGACAGGACAGACTAATATTTTGATGGTGTTTCATGTATGAATACTGTAACTAGCATCAACTTGGACATCGACCTTCATTTTATCCTTTTCATACTTTTTAGGGAGGCTGGTTATGAAGTTACCCCACATTTTTCTCAAGTACATGGAGGCAACTTGCATTGACATATATGAAGACGGAAACATCAATTCTCGGAAGGCCTTACAATGTCATGCAAATCATTTGGTTTTGCCAAAAACAATCAGCTATTAAGGCAAACTCATTCTCTAGAAAACTAGAAGATACATCATCTTTGCCATTTTATTCATGcattaaatccatatacaaattATCACGTCACTTAAAAACTAACTtcttaaaataatatcaagttaaaTCCACTTCATCTCTATCTTAGACTTCTATACCCAACCAAAAATTATCCAGataaattttttttcttaaagAAGACATTTCCATGAAAAACACTTTTCTCTATACCCAACACACCCTGGATTACTTCATGCTCTACGGGGAATTTGGCGTCACCATGTTAACCATGTAAATAAAACAATTTAATAAAGTATGATAATTAATTCAGAGAAAGTGTATACCTCTTGGACCAAGGATCCATCTAAAGTATTGAACACTCTGACAAGAGTACCCTTACTGCTAGCAGTAGCGAGCAACCTCCCATCATTtgtgagcgcaaaacacacagtCCTCGAGTCATGTGCCATTATAAACTTGGTCCTCTTCGACGCGTAATGCTCCACTCTCACCTGACCCTTCTGCAGCCCCGGACAAACCAGAACCATCGATCCCGATACCTGTGACACCTCACACAAACCTTTAGGATTTGCCACCGTCTCAATCTGATGTAACAGCTTCAAATCCGCAAAGTTGTAAACAAATATCTTCTGGGCTAAAACAACCACAATTCTATCCCTTCTTAGCCTCACGGATTTCACCTCGGATCTAAACGACAGCTCGCCGATGCACCTGGATTGATGATCATCCCATATCATCACCTTGTTTAAGGGATATTGAGGTTCCGGGCCACCTCCAACCAACGCCAGAATATTGCACCGAAAAAGCATCTGAACAACACAAATTCCACCTCCGCCATTAGCATTACCGGCAAAATCGCGGCGGAAAATCTCGCGAAGCGGGTCGCAGTTGTAGATCCGGAACCCGCGATCGGTGCCCGCCGCAAAGCAACCGTGATCCTGGTTGAAGGAGAGGTAGAGGATATTCGGGGTAGAAGAATCAACGGGAAGAGAAATTGAAGTAGGATTAGGGTTAATATTCTGTACGGTAGTAGGAGTAGTAGCGGCGGCAGCAGGGGAGGTAACGGAGGTTTCAGCGCGGTGTTCAGCATCATCAGCTGTGGCGGCAGTGATGGCGGAGGAGATATCGGAGAGGTCAGAGAGAGAGGAACGATCATCGGATTCTAGAGCTTGAGGTGAATTTTCCGACATGTGAGGGGCAACGAAAGGGTTGGAATCGGGCCAAGGGGAGGAGGAAGGGAGGGTAGAGGTCATGGGGAAAGGGTGGAGAACGGTTGTAGATGGCGGAGGAATTGCGTGCTAcggtggagagagagagagagagagagagaggggatgAGAATGAAATGATTGCAAGTGTAAGGTAGAAGAGAAGTTACAGAAGGTTCCTTTTGCTTTAACTTGGGAGTTAAGAGACATTCTAGTGCTgctctttttgttttgttttacttCTTCTACACTAGATTAGTAAGGTTCCTTTTCACTTTCATTTAGTACAGTATTTTCATATGTATATGTTTTTAACTTTGATTATATTTTAGTTTTAAGGTTTTCTACTTCTCTTTATCGGTATTTAAAAATTGACGAATTTATTGTTTGTGTGATTGGATTAAAATTATTATGATTATCATTAATGTTTAATATGTTATGGCGACTAAATCTAATAAAATATAATCCAATATACATCAACCATATTTTCATAACATTATACATTATTTTATTTACCTTTTCTGATATACTGTTATTTTAATCTGAATAATTATTAGATTTAACATTTTactgattttttaattttttaaagttCAATTATATTATGATAATATGCAAGTCAAACATCCATATATATAATCTATCATTAATCTACCATTAATTTTAAAGAAGAATCGACAAACATTGAGCTTCTAGCATCTTGGGATCTTCGCGTGCTGCTATGGGCTGGGCCATTTGGTTTATCTTCTGAAGAATTGACACCGTATAAGATTAGTATAATTGGTATTTTTTAGTCCTTAAATTTAATTTAGTAGAAGCCCAAAATTTTTGGCATGGTATAGCCAAATTTAAAAAAACCTAATTCccatttattttctctttataACCTCCCTCTCCCCTTTCTCTATAACCTactatcttttcttttccctcttCCTTTCTCTCCTTatatttcttcttctatctctcctctttctctctcatgATTTAGTGAAAAGTATTACAAATTATGCAAAGAAATCAGTTGGATGAAAAGGTAAGGTTGATCTCACATCAGAAAAAATCAGAAATaaaaactaagagaaaaaaaaggaaaaaatagagttcaactttgtttttctctctctctctctctctctctctctctctctctctctctctttgtttGTTGGACTGAACGAGTGGGTGTGATTGAAATTGGTTAAAAAATCTAGACCAGGATATATACAAATTTTGAGCAAGATTATAAGTGATTTAGACCGGTTTCATTTAAAAAACCAGACCTAAAAATCCAACTGCAACATGTGTATATCATATTGTATATCTTGTACATCAGTGTATATCACACACATATTTTTATGGACGTCTATGTATATCACTTTGTATATCGTGTATATAACACAAATTTTTGATGGGCGCCTGTGTATATAATATTGTATATCGTGTGTTACGCCTGTGTATATTACATTATATATCGTGTATATAACATAGATTTTCATGGATATATACAGATACACATGATATACATGAGATACCACTGATGTACATGGAGATATACACGGGATACAATAGGGGATACACAGTGGAGCCATCATAAAACTTGAGTTTTCAATCTGAAACATATTATACAAAGAagcaaaataaaattttgatatattttttgatatacacattattattatgttatacaatgggatatacaaataatataattattactatgttatatatatttggatatactgataaaaaattagaaaataatttaGAAAAAGTTCGGAGATTTTTCAGATACTATTGAATGAAATGAAACCTAATTGTCATGTCGAATATCTATTGCATGTAGTGAATTCGGCCTCTTTAACACCGAAACTTCGTAAATCAGAGTCATCATCTACATGAAGAAATGAAGATTTGACCACTGTAGCTTTAGATCTTGATTTCTTAGATGTTGAATTTTTATCCATCTTTCAAGTTGAAAAGAATGTTGATATGCTATGGAAAATTCTACAAAAGATTCTAGATATAGAgaattacccaaaaaaaaaagattaaaagaAAACCTAACAAAGTAATTAtcagagaaaaaaagagagatttGAGGGATTAAAAAATGTGGAGtgaaatttggggaagaaagagaACAAGGGCTTAAAGAGGGAGAGAGGGGAGAGTGTTGTACGTTTCTTTTGATTTTGCATAAAAATAATTTCGGTTATAAAATATCAATTAGATATAAAAATCTTAATGTTGGGATATATAGTACCAATATCTAAAACTAAGGCTTTTTTATACCAATTCTCTTCAAAGGTTGTTATATTATACCATTTTTTCCTTCTGAAGCTGTGAGGCTATCCTTTATATATGTCTGAAAAGTTGGCACCACCTCACAACACGTAAGAGGAATTGACAATTCTTTAACGGTATATTAGGTCTGGCAAAAATAGCCCCAAATAATTGGTATTATATAGCCAAATCCTAAAA contains:
- the LOC104119323 gene encoding autophagy-related protein 18a, encoding MTSTLPSSSPWPDSNPFVAPHMSENSPQALESDDRSSLSDLSDISSAITAATADDAEHRAETSVTSPAAAATTPTTVQNINPNPTSISLPVDSSTPNILYLSFNQDHGCFAAGTDRGFRIYNCDPLREIFRRDFAGNANGGGGICVVQMLFRCNILALVGGGPEPQYPLNKVMIWDDHQSRCIGELSFRSEVKSVRLRRDRIVVVLAQKIFVYNFADLKLLHQIETVANPKGLCEVSQVSGSMVLVCPGLQKGQVRVEHYASKRTKFIMAHDSRTVCFALTNDGRLLATASSKGTLVRVFNTLDGSLVQEVRRGADRAEIYSLAFSSTAQWLAVSSDKGTVHVFNLKVDSAALGVDRPRGASESNATSPSAVSHLSFIRGVLPKYFSSEWSVAQFRLQEGLQHIVAFGHQKNTVVILGMDGSFYRCEFDAAAGGEMTLLEHHSFLKPEENF